Part of the Candidatus Aegiribacteria sp. genome, GAGCATGTTCCCTCAGTGGTTTCTGTTACTTACGGACGTACGGATACAGTCAGTAACAAACTTGGCAACTTCATTTACAGACATGTGAAATCATCGTTGCTATGGGGTTTCGAGACCATGAATGTGTCTAAGGGGGAAAAAGCCAGAATAGCTCTTCCTGAGAAGGCGCTCCTTGACCTTGTTTATCTGGAACCGGAGGGAGATTCAGAAGGTTATCTGGAACAGCTCCGGCTCCAGAACACCGATGAACTGGATAGGAAAAAGCTTATTACATTTGCTCATCGCTGGGGAAAACCCAAGATTGAGAGAGCCGCGGGAAGGATTCTTTCCATTCTCGAGAGGGAGGATGAAAATACTTCATGAAAGAAGAACTGGGCCGAATTGTCCGGGAGGCTGAAAATGATCTCTCTGCCTGGAACCGGGCACGGGAATATCTGCAGGCAAGGATACTCGGACTTCTTCAGGAAACCGGTGTCATGATTCCTCTGGCATTCTGCGGTGGCACCGCCCTCCGATTCCTTTACTCCCTGCCGAGATTCTCAGAGGATCTTGATTTTTCACTGGAAAGAAAGTCCTCCGACTTCCATCTTGAATCCTCTATTGAGCGGGTTGCTGCCGGTTTAGCCAGGGAAGGGTACGATATTGAGCTTAAGAGTAGATCTGTATCAGCCATTCATGGCGTCATGATTAAATTCCCGGGGCTTCCCTTCGAACTAGGCCTGTCTCCTCATGCCAGACAGCTGCTGTCTATCAAGGTTGAAGTGGATACCAGCCCGCCTGAAGGGGCTGGGCTGGAAGTAAGCGTGGTGCGGAGGTTCATTCTGCTCCGGTTGCAGCACCACGACAGATCATCACTGCTGGCAGGGAAACTGCATGCAATCTTTGTAAGAAATCATGCAAAGGGTCGCGATTACTACGACCTGATGTGGTATATGACCGACCCGGACTGGCCCCTGCCCAATATGAACCTTTTGCGTAATGCTCTGATTCAGACCGGATGGAAAAGGGAACGAGTTCTATCCATGGATGTTGCTCTGGAACTGAAGGAGAAATTCAGAACCGTCAACTGGAAAGAGATCAGAAGGGATGTAACTCCGTTCCTGGAGAGACCATCCGAATCCGAGTTTTTAACCGAAGATAATATGATAACCCTGCTGGAAGGATTCATTAACAGAACGCGGCAGTAACCAGTTTCTGTCATCCCACCAGCCGTATTCGAATTCCATTACATCTCCTGTTCTTTGCCGGTTCTGATCTTCTCCAGAACAGAAGAAACCCAGTTTCTGTTCTCCCACAGCGCACATCCACCCATTGATTCGGTCAGCATCGGATGGTTCTCTCTTATCGTACGGAGAAACACGGATTTGAGCCCCTCTTTGAGTGTGACATCATTGAGGCTGATGTCCGAGTACGGAGCAAAGGGGCATGGCTCGAGATCTCCTGTGGAGCTGATGTGAATAAATCCTCTTCCGGCGGCAAGGCAGCCGCCGTACTGCTCCTCCTCACCTGGAAGCGCAATGAAAAGTGAAGTGAATTTCTCCCTGAGAACGGCAAGGGCAGGTGTAATTCTCTTCTGCTGCTCAGCGGTCAGGCACTGGTTCTCTGTGCCCTCTTCCAGAGGGACATATTCAATGAAGAAGATGATCCTGCATCCAGCGTCAACAAGGTCTTCTATGAAATCATCATCGGACAAAAGCCCGTAGTTGTTCTTCGTGAGTGTTATCGATGCTCCGAAGAACAATCCTCTCTCTTCCATTCTTTTCATCAGGGCATTGATCGATCTGAATGTTCCCCGCCCTCTTCTGAGGTCGGTTTCAATCTCGGGACCTTCTAGACTGATGACGGGTATGATCTGCCTGTGCTTCCGGAAAGATTCAAGGATTCCGTCGTCTACGAGAGTGCCATTGGTGAACAGAGGGAATACTATCGATGGAAAATCACCAATTATTCTGATTATATCAGGCTGAACCAGCGGTTCTCCTCCGGCAATGAGAATGATCGAGACGCCCAGATCACGGGCTTCGGTTATTATATCCCTGATCTTCCCCGAATCAAGGCTGTTCCCGTTTACCGGAGTCCTGGCTCTGGCATAGCATCCCCTGCACCTGAGGTTACATGAATGTGTAATGCTGAAAATAAGAACGGGAGGAACATGGATTCCTTTCTTTCCATAGTACTCCCTGATTTTTGTCGATTTGCGGAAGTGCCGGCTGTATTTGAGCAGGAAGAGAGTAAAAGAACGTTTGCCGTGACCGACTCTGCCGGCATGTCCTATCAGGCTGAGAATGTTGCTTGAAAACAGTTTATTCATTTGGATACTCCTCCCGTTGCGTCTGTGCAACGATACTGAGGATAACCCTGTCCTGTCAAAACTCTTTAAGTTCGCCGGGATGCAGTGAACGATAGCTCTATTCATCTACAATACTGTGAAGGAACTTAAAGATCTTCTCCGGTGTTCTATTTATCTCTATTAAGTTTTTCAGGAATACGTCTCACCTCCCAATATCCGTATTCCGTCCATATCGCTTACCCGGAGGTGCCGGGCCTAACATTTAAACATTTCCGCTATATCCGGTTAAAAGTTCAATTTCTGGCTTTAGCCAGACTATATAGTATCGTTGCGGCTTGACACACAATATATTACACGCTATAGATACATCGTTATAAGTAACCTATAATAGAGGTATCGATATGGTCAATCCATTCAAATACGGCGGAATAGTAAGCAGTGATTCTTTCTGCAACAGGAAGAAGGAACTTGAAGAATTCAGACGGTTTGTTGAGAACTCAGGAAAACTCTTCATGTACGGTGAAAGACGTATTGGAAAATCTTCTCTACTGCATAATCTCATTGACAGCCTCAACGAAGGCAGATTCACTGTATCTTACATAGATGTATGGCGCTGTGTTGACACTTCGGGCTTTATCTGTGAATGCGCAAAGGCATTTGGGTCAACTGGTGCACAATCACCCGAAAGCCTGCTGCAGCGGGCAAAAAGTCTTTTCACCGGTCTTGTCCCTGCTCTTACTGTTGATGACAATGGAAAGCCTCAGCTTATCTTTTCAACTGTTCACAGAAAAACGGAAATCCCTCTTTTATCAGAGGTATTAAGCGCACCGGGGAGAATAGCTGAATCATCACCCGATAAGCAGGTTCTTGTGGTATTCGATGAATTTCAGGAAATCCGGAGCTTCAATGATGATCGGATAGAAAGAGTTCTGAGAAGCGAAGTCCAGCAGCATCATAATGTTGCATATATCTTCTGCGGAAGCAGGAAGCATATGCTGAGGGACATGTTCCTGAAGAGCGGAAGTCCCCTGTACAGAAGCGCATCTCATTATCCAATTGGCTGTATTGCGGTAGAACATTGGATTCCGTTCATCAAAGAACGATTCCTTATGAAGGGAATATCACTAAAAGACAGTACCATCGAAGATATCTGCTCACTGACGGAAGGGCATCCTTTCTATACACAGATGATATGTGATATCCTGTGGGATTCATGCGAATCGGGGCAGGAACCGGATAAGAATATGCTCTCTGAAGCGCTGCGGACAGTGCTTGACAGAGAATCTGAAGGTTACAGCGCAATATGGGAATCCCTGCCTTCCAATCCCAGGAAAATGCTTCTCGCGACCGCATTTGAAAACCCGCTCGTTCAGCCGTTCTCCGGGAACATTGTATCAAAATACAATTTTGCGAATCCATCGAGTGCCAGGAACGGTCTGGAATATCTTGTTACACATGATCTGATTGAATGCCGTGATGGAACATATTACATTTCCGACCGTTTTATCGCGCTCTGGCTCAGAAGAAGATTCGCCGGTTCCTATCCATGAGAGCCAATGGTGTCGGGGCTAGCCCCGCAATCGAAAAACATCAGCCTGAGAGATTCGGAATTTTCAGTTCAAATGATATTCCGCATCGATAAGCAGTATTCTCTGAACCATTCCCTCATCCTCGTGTACAGCGATGAAATCCCTGCACCAGGGGTTGATGTAGAAAGTAAGGAACTCGGCAGGATTGATTCTCAGGTCCAGCTTTGCCTGATAGATCAGCTCTCCATCCGGAATACTCCAGACATCGAAGACCGGTTTGTCCTCTGAGCCCCGCAGCACCCACAGGTTCTCCTCCCAGCCCAGCCAGATGCCATCAATCGGCTCTCTGAAAGTATCAGGTTCGTAGATATATTGCACAACATTTGAAGTTCCCATTCCGGTAAGGTAATCCTCTGTATACTGTTTCTCCAGAGCTATTTCCTCTTCAGATTTGTAAGTAACGGGAAGGTCAAGTGAGAGCGTATCAAAAGCAATACCATCATGAGCAAAGCAGATAATTCTATATTCGGGAATGTGTCGCTTGACAAGATACAGGTTTCCATCAAGATCACCGGTGAAATAGTGAGAGAACACCATCCTGTTCAGAGCATCAGTGTTGTCCTCAGGAGCCACAGGAACCCTGATTGAATCTGTCATGAACTCCGTCTGTAACTCTCCTTCCAGGTCGTAAGTTGCTATGAACTTCCTCAGGATATTCGAGGGTTCCCGCAGGAACTCATGCCAGCGCACCGCGAATGTTTCCGGCCCGGTAGCAGTATGCAGTTGTGGCCAGTTGCCTGAACCTGTAAAAATGTGGCTCAGCCATTCTCCCTTGCTGTCGTAGAGCCCCAGATCGGTGATGTCCTGAATAATCATTGAGCCATCGGGAAAAAGCTCCAGCCAATGCGGCATAATCATTTCTCCGGGACCGTTGCCTTTTCCACCGATATAACCTGAATACTCTCCATGTGGAGTGTACTTCCGAAGCTGGGCATAAGACATATCCAGTGCGTAAATAATGCTGTCTGTTCTGGCAGCATCAGCCACATAACCGAACACATAGCAGGAATCCCCCAGTTCGATTCCGATAGTATCGGTAACACTGAGCTGTATAACCTCTAATTCGGTTTCAGGGACAGCTTCCGTCTGTTGTTCCCCGCCGCATGCCGCAGTCAGAAGCAAAAAACATCCGGCAAAAAAGGCTCCTTTATTCAATTCATCTCCTCCTGTTCCATATTGCTATCTACGCATACTATTACACATGACGCAGTGTGATATCAATAGCGGTCTGCATAACTCAATCGCTTGAACTTTCCTGTTCGCTTCCGTATCTCAAGTGTTCCCGATGGGGATAACCTTAAAATGCAAATAGACACTGTAAGACAGAAATAACCTCAAGCCGGGTTTCTGGATTAAGAGAACCAAGCTTTTTAATAAGTCTTGTTTTATCTATCGTTCGTATCTGATCTAAAACGATCTGTCCTTTTTTCTTTTGAAATTCGCAGGATACTCTTGTAGGATAATCTCTGCCAGCGGTAGTAAGCGGTGCAACAATAACAGTGCGGATATGTCTATTCATTTCATCAGGTGAAATAATCAAGAAGGGTTTTGTTTTCTGAATTTCAGACCCTATAGCATGATTAAGATTTATCAGATATACATCGAATCGATTTGCTACCATTGCCATTCTTCATCATCCCAGGAATGTGAGATATCTTCGGTAACCTGCAACAGTTTGTCATCATCCTGTTCCGACATTGTTTTGAAAGCGGTATCCCAGCCTGCTCTTGGACTTGAAACAGGACGGATGATGATATGATCATTCTCTACGTCCAGCTCAACGTCTTCCACTATTCCTGTTTGCTCAAGTATAGGTTTTGGTATACGAAGTCCTCTGGAATTACCGATTTTTATTATATGTGCTCTCATGATTTACCTCCGTGATCCTATATGTATGCACAAAGTAATTACATCGGTGTGGAATATCAAGGAAACTGAAGCTCTACTGTTGTCTACAGTTGATTTTTCTCTACAAGCTCAAGAATGTACACTCGCGTAAAGTCAGCGGGATTATGATCCCAGCCAAGTATCCCCGATTCAGATACTCTGAAACTCCAGTATCTGGCAATAGCAGGAAGAGTAGTTTTAACACTGGTTATAAAAGATCCATCGCTCATTCTGTAAAGGTCGAAAACAGGTGATGCGGTTTCTCCCTTTCCTGACTTGACCCACAGCCTGTCTTCCCCGTCAATGCCGATAATTGTTGCTGCGCTGCGTAATGAGTCCGGTACCCAGTTGGAACTGAGTTCCGCTGATGTTGCTTCGCTGCCGGGTCCCGGGATAACAGTGTACGGACGTGCCGCGTCTAGTTCTTCCTGCGTTACGTATGTAATTTCCCAAGGGATATTAATTGCAAAGCTGGCATCACCTTCAGGAGTATATCCGATAAGAGCGTATTCGGTTTTCGACGAAAGTGCGCAGACTAAACTGCCCTCCGAATTAGAGCAGAAGTTGTAACTGATACGGTCATCTGATGAACTTGGGAAATAATTCTCCTGGTACGTAATATCCGGTGACACTGAATCCGACCAGAGGCAGAATTCACTGCCGGTGAAGACCTCTTCGGCGTCCTCATCATAGTAATAGCTGTGTATTCGTCCTGTGATAGAACCATCGGGGCCGCAGCGGATACGATCAGGAGCCATGAACTGGAAACCGTTCAGTTCACGCAGATAGCATAGATCCGAGTCAAAGAAGACAACTTTCCCCTGTTGAATATCCGATACTGCCAATCCTCCATCAGAAAGATGTGTAATTGAATAGGGAGAGATGAATTCCCCCGGACCTTCACCATCACCACCGGCGCTTCCCAGGAATTCGCCGTTATCAGAATAAACAAAAACTTTTCTCTTAAGGAGATCAAGCAGAGCAATGCGCCCATCAATAAGATACGTAGCATCGACTATCATTCCGAAAACATAGTTGGAATCACCAATATCAATTCCAATAGAGTCTGTCTTGATCAGATCATATTCAGTCTGACTGTAGCTATCTTCGACGAGGCTTGTATCCGTACCTGATTCATCACAACAGGCTAACAGAGCAAGAGCAGAAAGAAAAGCAATCCAGATCAGTTTTCCAGTTTTCATTTCCCAACCCCGTTCATTACGTTTTAACTAAACAGCCTATCGCGTACAACAATACGCAGCACCAGCAAGGTGTCCAGCGTTCCAGTTGAGCAAATCGTCAGGTGGAGTGACTGCACGAAACAGAGAAACATCCTGTTCTTCACACTTCAATTCTTAATTCTGACTGTGTCTGCTGCTGTAACAACTGTACTTCTGACCTCAATCGTGTCCAATAGGCATGATCAGAATTGAAAGCGATCTCTTTGTATTCCTTCACCATCTCAGGATAATGTTCCTGCAGTATCTGCCGTATGTTCTGCCAATTGCGGTCTTCGTGTCTATCCAGGCTTAACGCGTAAATCCAGATCGTGTCTGAATACGGCGCAACCAGGCTGATAAGCTCTCCCACATCAGTGATGAATGGCATCACCGGGCAGACCAGTGAATACGTTTCAATACCTTCCTCATGCAACTTTTTGAGCGCATCAAGCCTTTTCCTATTGGACGGTGTGTCATCTTCGAACAGTTTCCGATCATGATCGTTTTTAAATGCTATCGAGATTCCCACCGATGAACCGGACATGCGTTTGAATAAGTCCGTGTCCCTTAACACAAGGTCGGACTTGGTCAGCACGCAAACCGGAAACCCGCGTTCTGCAAGTAATTCCAGTGCTTGTCTGGTCTGATGGGAATCAGCCTCTAAAGGCTGATAAGCATCGGAATTCCAGCCTATGTAAATGGGCTGAGTATCAATGGATGCAATTTCATTACTGAGCTGGGTGCGAATATCCTTGTGTATCTGTATTTCCCTGGTCCAGTCTGTCTCAGCTTTGTTGAGAGCGTAACAGTAATAACAGTGATGTTCACAGCCGATATAAGGATCCAATTGAAAAGAAAAACCTTCTAAAGCGCAAGGTTGAAGTACAGGTCGATGCGAGCAGATACTGGCTTTTATCATTGCGTAATATTCCTTCCGAAATTATTTTACTGTAAACCACACAATGTAGTGAATCAGCAGCGGAGTCCTTGCGTCGGTGCATTTATACATCCGGTAACAGGCGAAGTATTTCTCTCAAATCAGATATTGTCTCACACTGTTTTCCGGTCTGACTGATGTCTGATATCTTTGCATTCGGGGAATCATTATCGATATCAAGGCTGTTCCTGTCTGTGTTCTGTCTCTTAATCAGCAAAGGTATCATCCCGGCGGCATTCGCGGCATCAATGTCTACATCTGCGTCACCCACATAAACCACTTCAGACGGAATCAGACCCGTCGCAGCTAAAGCAGGTTTGAAAATATCCGGATCCGGCTTCTTCACTCCGACCTCTCCGGAAATGATGATGGTTTCGAATAAACAATCCAATCCATATTCTGAAAGATATTTTCGTACATGAGGAGGGTGGTCAAAATTACTTACCAGTCCAAGGATCTTACCATCTTCCTTCAGCTCGTTCAATACTGGAACAGCATCAGGATCAAGTTTAATTGATTCCTGCCATTTATCGGCAATAAGGTCAGCAATAGAGGTTACATCACAATCACATACTTCAATTCCAAGGGTGGCACACAAAGACTTGATGCGTTTCTCGAAAACTGTCAGATTCTGCTTAGAAAGAGCAGGTTCTATTCCGCCGAAAAAACTCTCGCATTCCTTTGCGAATTCCTCTTCAGACAGTGTAAGACCAAGATCACGTAGCGAGATATAAAAGTGATGCAGCCAGTCTGCCCATGCTTTCTTCATATCTCCATAAACAAGAAGCGTCCCGTACAGGTCGAAAAAAACCCCGCGTGTCATCTTACTCCTCATATCATCAGACATCACAAATAAGCAGCCATGTATTCAGTCACTCACAGGCTTTCTGCAGATTGCTCTGAAATCCGTCATATGCTCACTTTCTGAATCTTCGTGGATCTCACTGTGCTCAATCATGAAGCCAGCTTGTTTAAGCTCATTTTCAAGATCAGAGGCGCTCATTATCCTTCGAGTACAAATCCAGTATTTATCTTCAAATCTAACTTTCTCATAAGGATAATCCTCTTTAACCTCGTGCCAGACAATTCCCTGCTCATCGATTCGTCCATTGAGAGGCCACAGAGAAGGATCTTCAATACTCATGGTCTCTACAATGAAATATCCACCCTTTTTCAGAAACCTGAAAACATTTGCCAATGCGGTATGTCTGTCCGAGTCATACGTAATGCAGTGCATGCAATGCGTATCTATAACAATATCGTAAATGTCAGACTCGATTGTAGAGATACGACAGATATCATCCACGGAATAATGAATATCCAGATCAAGATCTTTTGCTTTTATCCGGGCAATCTCGATAGCGGTCTGTGAAATATCAAAACCATCAACGCTGTAGCCTTGCTGAGCAAGAAAACAGGAGACTGGTCCCGTGCCGCATCCGATATCCAATACTTTCGAATTGGATACAGGCTTTATTCTGTCCAGTACGGTCACCAGATATTCTTTCATATAGAAATTCTCGAAAGTCTCTGATTGTTCGCAGAATTCACCCCAGGAGGATAAGTTGTTTTCCTTTATTCTTCTGTAGCCATCTTCATGGCTTTCGTAGTACTTCATCCGTTTCTTCTTTTAAAAGACATTAAACACGCTCTGTTCTATTTTCTTATTCATGCAGTTAACGTATCACTCAGCTGCAAGCTGTGCAAGGCGCGAGAGTTCAGTCAGACCAGCCCTGAGATTTTGAACCAGTGGATGAAGAAGGGCGTGGAGATATACCAGTCATGCCCCATGCGAAGCAGTATTCTCTTTTTCTCCAGCCCCTTCATTGCAGCCAGAGCTGCGGAATAGCTGGAAAGCCCCGAATTCGAGATGAATCTACAGCTTATCCGTATCGGTGAATCCATAGCAGTAATTGCGGAAAAGCATCTGATCTGATTTGGAGAGAGAGAGGCAAGCTAATCGGCAAAGGATACCGCTTCAAGATTGCATATCTGTGTCATACCTTGTTGAACAGTCGCTGTGGTAATTTCAGTACTCTTATCGGTTACCTCCCAGATGCCTATGCACAGTCTCTGGATGTCTCCGGGATTGCCCCTGCCGAACTGGAGAATCTCATCCATTGCATTTTCAGTTACCGTTCTCTGACCATTTTCGAACCGCTCTCTTATATAATCAGCGAATTTATTCCTGTTGATCTCACCTATGTTCAATTGCTGTGCGCTCCTGAAGAAGGCCGCATCCGGATCGGTGAAGAATCTGTTCATACCGTGCAATATGCTGCCGGAAAAGATATATGCGGTGTCAGGCTGATTCTGTATCACCGTTCTCATACCGGCAAGGATGAGTTCGTGACCCGGTAACTCCATGATATCCTGAAATTCATCGAACACAACAATTGTGCGGGGCTTACCGGCATTCTTCTGGATGTTTCCATGATAAGTGAGGATTTGCCGGTTCTTCTCTCTCCTGCGATGAGTATTCTGAAGGAGGGTTCTATGTACTCTGTCAACTTGCGGATATCTGCTTCCCTGCCGCAGAAGTCCCTGCCGGTTACAAATATATCTACTTTGAAAGGGATCATATAAATCTCATTTTAGTTGTAACAATATTATTACTAACAATAATGTTACTAACAGATTTATTAGCAGTATTCTGCGAAAGGTTTAATAAGATCAGGGGACATGCACGCTCTGGTATCCCACAAACAAACAATCAGACAATCATCACCTGCTATTTAGAGTACGTTTCTGACGATTTCACTAACTCCCTGTTCCATAGGATGATGTATTGTACCAGGATTCGAGCTTCAGGGACAGGAGTTTCAAGGATTTCGACATCCCGCCCAGGGTCCAGCTGCCCCAGGTATGAAAACGTATCCTGCTCTCGCTTCCGTCTGTGTTACGATATCGCAGTATGGGATATACCGCACCCGCGTATGATGGCATGCTTCCAGCGTCCGCATTGCATTCAACGGACAATATGCTATCCCGTTTCAGTTCGAAGTTTTCCGTATCTCCTTTGTACACCAGCTGTGCCGGCTCTATCCGGAGTACTCCAACATCATCTTCTACTAGAGTCAGCTTCTTAAAGCTGCTCTTATCAGGGTCCGAGATCCCGACAAAAATACCTTTCTCAAGGCTGATTGTATCGATTTCAAGCGCAGCTGCCCTTTTTCTGACGATTATCCTGTCCAGCGGCGTCCAGATATTAACCCAGACCAGAATGAGCTGAACGATGATCAGAGATATCAGTAAAGGAGCGATGAACGGTAATGGCTCCGGCAGGCCAAGGCGAGCCAGTATCGGTGAAACTGGTACAGAAACGAATAAACCGACAGAGAGGGATAACCCAAAAGCAACAACGATATGGATGAAATAGAGCTTCTTCTTGAACCCCGCGAAGAAGGGTCTGCTGAAATCAAACGTAAAACAGTTAGTAAGAAGAACTGCGGCATACCCAACCACTGCTAAGATAAGAGCACCGAACGCACCAGCAAGCGCAACACTTTTAATAATTCCTTTGGCATGAGAAAAACCTTGAAGACGCTCAAGAGAAGTGAACAGGCCGAAAAGTTTCCCGCTCAGAAAGAAGAAGACAAGAGGCACAATAATGATTAAAAGAAACCCGATCACCCTCTTGTAAACAGAAAGTTTCTTATTCTCTGAATGCATGATTCTCTCCATCATAAGGGGACATGCAGGCTCTGCTGCGTGTCCCCATAAAGCCTAGCCTCTGCTGCGTGTCCCCATAAAGCCTAGCCTCTGCTGCGTGTCCCCCATAAACCCTGCCTCTGCTGTGTGTCCCCATATGTCCCCCTCACAGACAAATACTCATCATCTATTTAGCAGAACACAGCCTTCCAGCTTTACCCGGTCAAAGAAAGCGTCTCCAATTGTTCCTCTTATCTGAACACCAACGCGATCCGCTACTATCAGTGACTCTGAAACAGCGGAAAGAGGCTCCAGCATTTCGCATGCTACATATTTCGTGTAAGTATCCTCAGGATCCGCAAGGTCTATCCTGATGGTAGTACCGTAGTCGGTGGTGGAAGTTGTTGTGGAGTGATAGTAACCCTCCACGGTTACTTCCTTTCCCATCCAGACATTGAACATCTCGCTGAACTGATCCACGGGAATGGGTTCAACGGTATATACCCAGGGGCTTGTTTCGACCCTCTCAAAACTTTCGGGCGGATCTATGAAGACCGCGCCTGTAAGTTCAGGACCGTTCCAGCCCTCTTCCACTATACCTCGCACGGATATGATCTCACCCCGCATGACAGTCTTGTTCAGAGGCTCATTGAAGATGGCTGTGGCCAGCTCATCCGTAGATTCGGGATCGGCAACCAGTCGAAGCTCATCCTCTACTACAGTATCATCACCGTACCAGATATAGGGATATGCAACAAGCGT contains:
- a CDS encoding radical SAM protein, whose protein sequence is MDPYIGCEHHCYYCYALNKAETDWTREIQIHKDIRTQLSNEIASIDTQPIYIGWNSDAYQPLEADSHQTRQALELLAERGFPVCVLTKSDLVLRDTDLFKRMSGSSVGISIAFKNDHDRKLFEDDTPSNRKRLDALKKLHEEGIETYSLVCPVMPFITDVGELISLVAPYSDTIWIYALSLDRHEDRNWQNIRQILQEHYPEMVKEYKEIAFNSDHAYWTRLRSEVQLLQQQTQSELRIEV
- a CDS encoding type II toxin-antitoxin system PemK/MazF family toxin; the protein is MAMVANRFDVYLINLNHAIGSEIQKTKPFLIISPDEMNRHIRTVIVAPLTTAGRDYPTRVSCEFQKKKGQIVLDQIRTIDKTRLIKKLGSLNPETRLEVISVLQCLFAF
- a CDS encoding ATP-binding protein — translated: MVNPFKYGGIVSSDSFCNRKKELEEFRRFVENSGKLFMYGERRIGKSSLLHNLIDSLNEGRFTVSYIDVWRCVDTSGFICECAKAFGSTGAQSPESLLQRAKSLFTGLVPALTVDDNGKPQLIFSTVHRKTEIPLLSEVLSAPGRIAESSPDKQVLVVFDEFQEIRSFNDDRIERVLRSEVQQHHNVAYIFCGSRKHMLRDMFLKSGSPLYRSASHYPIGCIAVEHWIPFIKERFLMKGISLKDSTIEDICSLTEGHPFYTQMICDILWDSCESGQEPDKNMLSEALRTVLDRESEGYSAIWESLPSNPRKMLLATAFENPLVQPFSGNIVSKYNFANPSSARNGLEYLVTHDLIECRDGTYYISDRFIALWLRRRFAGSYP
- a CDS encoding nucleotidyl transferase AbiEii/AbiGii toxin family protein — translated: MKEELGRIVREAENDLSAWNRAREYLQARILGLLQETGVMIPLAFCGGTALRFLYSLPRFSEDLDFSLERKSSDFHLESSIERVAAGLAREGYDIELKSRSVSAIHGVMIKFPGLPFELGLSPHARQLLSIKVEVDTSPPEGAGLEVSVVRRFILLRLQHHDRSSLLAGKLHAIFVRNHAKGRDYYDLMWYMTDPDWPLPNMNLLRNALIQTGWKRERVLSMDVALELKEKFRTVNWKEIRRDVTPFLERPSESEFLTEDNMITLLEGFINRTRQ
- a CDS encoding radical SAM protein, with the translated sequence MNKLFSSNILSLIGHAGRVGHGKRSFTLFLLKYSRHFRKSTKIREYYGKKGIHVPPVLIFSITHSCNLRCRGCYARARTPVNGNSLDSGKIRDIITEARDLGVSIILIAGGEPLVQPDIIRIIGDFPSIVFPLFTNGTLVDDGILESFRKHRQIIPVISLEGPEIETDLRRGRGTFRSINALMKRMEERGLFFGASITLTKNNYGLLSDDDFIEDLVDAGCRIIFFIEYVPLEEGTENQCLTAEQQKRITPALAVLREKFTSLFIALPGEEEQYGGCLAAGRGFIHISSTGDLEPCPFAPYSDISLNDVTLKEGLKSVFLRTIRENHPMLTESMGGCALWENRNWVSSVLEKIRTGKEQEM
- a CDS encoding class I SAM-dependent methyltransferase, which produces MKYYESHEDGYRRIKENNLSSWGEFCEQSETFENFYMKEYLVTVLDRIKPVSNSKVLDIGCGTGPVSCFLAQQGYSVDGFDISQTAIEIARIKAKDLDLDIHYSVDDICRISTIESDIYDIVIDTHCMHCITYDSDRHTALANVFRFLKKGGYFIVETMSIEDPSLWPLNGRIDEQGIVWHEVKEDYPYEKVRFEDKYWICTRRIMSASDLENELKQAGFMIEHSEIHEDSESEHMTDFRAICRKPVSD
- a CDS encoding 6-bladed beta-propeller, with product MKTGKLIWIAFLSALALLACCDESGTDTSLVEDSYSQTEYDLIKTDSIGIDIGDSNYVFGMIVDATYLIDGRIALLDLLKRKVFVYSDNGEFLGSAGGDGEGPGEFISPYSITHLSDGGLAVSDIQQGKVVFFDSDLCYLRELNGFQFMAPDRIRCGPDGSITGRIHSYYYDEDAEEVFTGSEFCLWSDSVSPDITYQENYFPSSSDDRISYNFCSNSEGSLVCALSSKTEYALIGYTPEGDASFAINIPWEITYVTQEELDAARPYTVIPGPGSEATSAELSSNWVPDSLRSAATIIGIDGEDRLWVKSGKGETASPVFDLYRMSDGSFITSVKTTLPAIARYWSFRVSESGILGWDHNPADFTRVYILELVEKNQL
- a CDS encoding HAD family hydrolase — protein: MTRGVFFDLYGTLLVYGDMKKAWADWLHHFYISLRDLGLTLSEEEFAKECESFFGGIEPALSKQNLTVFEKRIKSLCATLGIEVCDCDVTSIADLIADKWQESIKLDPDAVPVLNELKEDGKILGLVSNFDHPPHVRKYLSEYGLDCLFETIIISGEVGVKKPDPDIFKPALAATGLIPSEVVYVGDADVDIDAANAAGMIPLLIKRQNTDRNSLDIDNDSPNAKISDISQTGKQCETISDLREILRLLPDV
- a CDS encoding ATP-binding protein, which produces MIPFKVDIFVTGRDFCGREADIRKLTEYIEPSFRILIAGERRTGKSSLIMETSRRMPVSPAQLLCSMNFRISWSYRVTNSSLPV
- a CDS encoding AbrB/MazE/SpoVT family DNA-binding domain-containing protein yields the protein MRAHIIKIGNSRGLRIPKPILEQTGIVEDVELDVENDHIIIRPVSSPRAGWDTAFKTMSEQDDDKLLQVTEDISHSWDDEEWQW